In Salmonella enterica subsp. enterica serovar Typhimurium str. LT2, a single window of DNA contains:
- the amtB gene encoding putative Amt family, ammonium transport protein (similar to E. coli probable ammonium transporter (AAC73554.1); Blastp hit to AAC73554.1 (428 aa), 92% identity in aa 1 - 428), producing the protein MKIAMIKTTLASLALLPGLTIAAPAVADKADSAFMMICTALVLFMTIPGIALFYGGLIRAKNVLSMLTQVTVTFALVCILWVVYGYSLAFGEGNHFFGNADGAMLKNIALTAVTGTIYQYIHVAFQGSFACITVGLIVGALAERIRFSAVLIFVVVWFTLSYIPIAHMVWGGGLLAAHGALDFAGGTVVHINAAIAGLVGAYLIGKRVGFGKEAFKPHNLPMVFTGTAILYIGWFGFNAGSAGSANEIAALAFVNTVVATAAAILGWIIGEWTLRGKPSLLGACSGAIAGLVGVTPACGYVGVGGALVIGVIAGLAGLWGVTMLKRLLRVDDPCDVFGVHGVCGIVGCILTGVFAASSLGGVGFVDGVTMGHQVMVQLESIAITVVWSGVVAFVGYKLADILVGLRVPEEQEREGLDVNSHGENAYNA; encoded by the coding sequence ATGAAGATAGCGATGATAAAAACCACACTGGCTTCACTGGCGCTGCTGCCTGGGCTAACGATAGCCGCGCCGGCGGTTGCCGATAAAGCGGATAGTGCTTTTATGATGATTTGCACCGCGCTGGTGCTGTTCATGACGATACCGGGTATCGCGCTGTTTTACGGCGGATTAATTCGCGCCAAGAACGTGCTGTCAATGTTAACGCAAGTGACCGTCACCTTTGCGCTGGTCTGTATTTTATGGGTGGTGTACGGCTATTCGCTGGCTTTTGGCGAAGGGAATCATTTTTTCGGTAATGCCGATGGGGCGATGTTGAAGAATATCGCGTTGACGGCGGTAACGGGTACGATTTATCAGTATATTCATGTCGCGTTTCAGGGATCTTTCGCCTGTATTACCGTCGGGCTGATTGTCGGCGCGCTGGCGGAGCGTATTCGTTTTTCGGCGGTACTGATTTTTGTCGTGGTGTGGTTCACGCTCTCTTATATCCCGATTGCGCACATGGTGTGGGGCGGCGGCCTGCTGGCTGCTCACGGCGCGCTGGATTTTGCTGGTGGTACAGTGGTGCATATTAACGCCGCTATCGCTGGGCTGGTGGGGGCTTATTTAATTGGCAAACGCGTCGGCTTTGGGAAGGAAGCATTTAAACCCCATAACCTGCCGATGGTCTTTACCGGTACTGCGATTCTGTATATCGGCTGGTTTGGATTTAACGCGGGTTCTGCCGGTAGCGCAAACGAGATAGCAGCGCTGGCCTTTGTGAACACCGTGGTGGCGACCGCCGCCGCGATTCTGGGGTGGATTATCGGCGAGTGGACGCTACGCGGTAAGCCTTCCCTGCTGGGAGCGTGTTCCGGCGCGATTGCCGGTCTGGTCGGCGTGACGCCAGCCTGTGGCTATGTTGGCGTTGGCGGCGCGCTGGTTATCGGCGTTATTGCGGGTCTGGCGGGATTGTGGGGAGTCACCATGCTTAAACGTCTGCTACGGGTAGATGATCCGTGCGACGTATTTGGCGTTCACGGCGTTTGCGGAATAGTCGGCTGTATCCTGACCGGCGTTTTTGCCGCCAGTTCGCTGGGCGGCGTTGGCTTTGTCGACGGCGTTACGATGGGACATCAGGTGATGGTACAGCTGGAAAGTATTGCTATTACGGTCGTCTGGTCCGGCGTTGTCGCGTTTGTTGGTTACAAACTGGCGGATATCCTTGTTGGACTGCGTGTACCGGAAGAGCAGGAGCGCGAGGGGCTGGATGTGAACAGTCACGGCGAGAATGCGTATAACGCGTGA
- the ybaY gene encoding glycoprotein/polysaccharide metabolism (similar to E. coli glycoprotein/polysaccharide metabolism (AAC73556.1); Blastp hit to AAC73556.1 (190 aa), 88% identity in aa 1 - 190), whose amino-acid sequence MKLVHIVSGLAVAISLAACADKSADIQTPAPNPNMSITANQSTIQQPNVSGTVWIRQKVALPPDAVLTVTLSDASLADAPSKVLSQKAVRTEGKQAPFSFVLPFNPSDIQPNARILLSAAITVDNKLVFITDSVKPVINNGGTKADLTLVPVQQTAVPVQASGGATTTVPSTSPTQVNSSSAVPAPTQY is encoded by the coding sequence ATGAAACTCGTGCACATCGTAAGTGGTTTAGCGGTTGCGATATCTCTGGCGGCCTGCGCTGATAAAAGCGCTGATATCCAGACGCCTGCGCCAAACCCTAACATGTCGATTACAGCTAACCAGTCTACTATTCAGCAACCCAATGTTTCCGGTACCGTCTGGATCCGCCAGAAGGTCGCTCTGCCGCCAGATGCGGTGCTGACCGTGACGCTTTCAGATGCTTCGCTGGCTGATGCGCCGTCTAAGGTGCTGTCGCAAAAAGCGGTACGTACCGAAGGTAAACAGGCGCCTTTCAGTTTTGTGTTGCCGTTTAACCCATCAGATATTCAACCTAACGCGCGCATCCTCCTGAGCGCGGCCATCACCGTTGATAATAAGCTGGTATTTATTACCGATAGCGTGAAACCGGTGATTAATAATGGCGGCACTAAAGCGGATCTGACGCTGGTACCGGTACAGCAAACGGCGGTGCCTGTGCAGGCCAGCGGTGGTGCGACGACGACGGTTCCATCGACTTCGCCGACCCAGGTCAATTCGTCTTCTGCCGTTCCTGCGCCTACCCAGTATTAA
- the tesB gene encoding acyl-CoA thioesterase II (similar to E. coli acyl-CoA thioesterase II (AAC73555.1); Blastp hit to AAC73555.1 (286 aa), 91% identity in aa 1 - 286), translating to MSQTLNNLLTLLNLEKIEEGLFRGQSEDLGLRQVFGGQVVGQALYAAKETVPEARLVHSFHSYFLRPGDSQKPIIYDVEVLRDGNSFSARRVAAIQNGKPIFYMTASFQAPEPGFEHQKTMPTVVGPEGLPSETEIAQSLAHLLPPILKEKFLCDRPLEIRPVEFHNPLKGHVAAPVRQVWIRANGTVPDDIRVHQYLLGYASDLNFLPVALQPHGIGFLEKGIQIATIDHSMWFHRPFNFNEWLLYSVESTSASSARGFVRGEFYTQDGALVASTVQEGVMRNHN from the coding sequence ATGAGTCAGACACTGAATAATTTGCTGACATTATTGAATCTGGAAAAAATTGAAGAAGGACTCTTTCGGGGCCAAAGTGAAGACTTAGGGCTGCGCCAGGTATTTGGCGGTCAGGTGGTGGGCCAGGCGCTCTATGCCGCCAAAGAAACGGTGCCGGAAGCGCGACTGGTGCATTCATTCCACAGTTATTTTCTGCGGCCAGGCGACAGCCAAAAACCCATTATCTATGACGTAGAAGTGCTGCGCGATGGGAATAGCTTCAGCGCCCGCCGCGTTGCCGCTATTCAGAACGGGAAACCCATCTTTTACATGACCGCCTCATTCCAGGCGCCGGAACCGGGTTTTGAACATCAAAAAACCATGCCGACGGTAGTCGGGCCGGAAGGACTACCGTCAGAAACGGAAATCGCGCAATCGCTGGCGCATTTACTGCCGCCGATTCTGAAAGAAAAGTTTCTCTGCGATCGCCCGCTGGAAATTCGTCCCGTCGAATTTCACAATCCGTTGAAAGGTCACGTCGCCGCGCCTGTGCGTCAGGTATGGATTCGCGCCAACGGCACCGTTCCGGATGACATTCGCGTCCATCAATATTTACTGGGATATGCCTCTGACCTGAATTTCCTTCCCGTCGCGCTTCAGCCTCACGGCATCGGTTTTCTGGAAAAGGGCATTCAGATCGCCACTATCGATCACTCTATGTGGTTCCATCGCCCGTTCAATTTTAATGAATGGCTACTTTATAGCGTGGAGAGCACTTCCGCCTCCAGCGCCCGGGGCTTTGTTCGCGGCGAGTTTTATACTCAGGATGGCGCGCTGGTCGCTTCAACCGTGCAGGAAGGGGTAATGCGCAATCACAATTAA